From Oreochromis niloticus isolate F11D_XX linkage group LG1, O_niloticus_UMD_NMBU, whole genome shotgun sequence, a single genomic window includes:
- the LOC109201247 gene encoding uncharacterized protein LOC109201247 produces MTLREAGQRVQPKLSSYKQASLGHFQMRIGKYFVALPYSNEKHNTTIHAKILKLLLHRIARRPAVGGRGRMFTPEQETHIVNMVIANNAIRLREIQQRTVDNDTIFQNVHSASISALSRVLARHRIRMKQIYRVPFERNTERVKQLRYDYVQRVMELEADAMGHELLFVDEAGFNLSKTRRRGRNIIGHRAIINVPGQRGW; encoded by the exons atgaccctgagggaagctggccaacgggttcagcctaaacTGAGCAGCTACAAGCAGGCATCATTAGGACATTTCCAAATGAGAATCGGTAAGTactttgtagcactgccatactctaatgagaaacacaacactaccatacatgcaaaaatactgaaattgttacttcACAGAATTGCTAGACGTCCAGCTGTTGGGGGCAGAGGCAGAATGTTCACTCCAGAGCAAGAGACCCATATAGTGAACATGGTGATTGCCAATAATGCAATAAGACTGcgtgaaatacagcagcgcaCAGTTGATAATGACACCATCTTTCAAAATGTACACAGTGCAAGCATTTCTGCACTAAGTCGTGTACTTGCGCGCCACAGAATAAGAATGAAGCAAATTTACAGAGTTCCTTTCGAGAGAAACACAGAACGTGTAAAGCAACTGCGATATGACTATGTGCAG AGAGTGATGGAACTAGAAGCAGATGCAATGGGACATGAGCTACTTTTTGTGGATGAGGCCggttttaacctcagtaaaaccagGAGACGTGGCAGGAACATTATTGGACACCGTGCCATCATCAATGTCCCAGGACAACGTGGTTGGTAA